The genomic stretch TCTGGCGTTTCATAGTGAGTGGTCAAAGCATGCCAATCTGCCACAAAGAAATAGCAAGGGTACTCGGCCTGTAACTTAACCCAATTCTTAAGAACACCATGGTAGTGGCCTAAGTGCAAAGCGCCCGTTGGACGCATACCGGATAAAACTCGTTCAGAAAACATATATCTCTTATTGAAACACCGACCAAACAGGTCGTAATTGCGTAGGTAGATTAGGTAATTGTCCCAAATCCGTATGGCTCTCTTGGGGGTCATGAAAATCAGACCCTCTAGAAGCCAAAAAATCATACTGCTGCGCTACTTTAGCAAATGTTTTGAACTCAGTGGCACTATGGCTGCCCGTAACCACTTCAATCCCCTTGCCACCCAAATCTTTAAATTGCTCATATAGCTGCGTTAATTGCAAAGAGGTATAGCGATATCTCCCTGGGTGCGCAATAACTGCCACCCCGCCAGCCCCTGTAATCCATTGAACAGCATTATCAAGGGTTGCCCATGAATGGGCCACAAAACCAGGTTTACCTTCAATTAAATAATTGGCAAAAACTTCATCTGTATCTTTGCAAACACCGGCTTCCACTAAATATCTAGCAAAATGCGTTCGAGAAACTAATTCTGGGTTGCCCACAAAATGAAGCGCCCCTTCATAAGCATTAGGGATACCCACTTTCTCTAACTGCGCTGACATTTCTTTCGCGCGTTCAGACCGACCATTACGAGTTCTATATAAGCCATCTATCAACAGCTTGTTTTCGTCATCAACACCAAGGCCGACAATGTGTACTGTTTGCCCAGACCAAGTAACAGATATCTCCACACCCGAAACATATTGCATACCCAATTCAGTAGCTGCTTGTTTAGCTCGCTTCTGGCCACCCAACTCATCATGATCTGTTAAGGCCCACAACTGCACGCCATTATTTTTTGCACGGGCTGCCAATGCTTCTGGAGTTAATGTCCCATCAGAAACCACGGAATGGCAATGCAAATCGGCATTGATTGTGTGCATAGCTAGATTTTACTAGTCAATTAAGTTAAACGCGTATCCACAATACGCCTAGGGGCCTCAAGGTATTCCTTGGACTGCATCTCAATAATTCTTGAAACTGTCCGATGGAACTCGTTAGCCATCTGTCCTTCCGTATAAAGCAGCTCTGCTGCCACCTCTGCAGAAATAATTAATTTCACTTTGTGGTCATAAAACACATCAATGAGCCAAGTAAAGCGCCTTGCCTCACTGGCCATCTTTGGAGGCATGTATGGGACATCTGAAAGCAAAACCGTATGAAATAAATTAGCGATTTCCAAATAATCATTCTGCGAACGCGGCCCACCGCACAAAGTCTTAAAATCAAACCAAGCAACGCCACCGGCACGTCTAACTGCACGAATTTCTCGAGCCTCAATATGAAGTGTTGGGTCT from Polynucleobacter sp. MWH-Spelu-300-X4 encodes the following:
- a CDS encoding 3',5'-nucleoside bisphosphate phosphatase yields the protein MHTINADLHCHSVVSDGTLTPEALAARAKNNGVQLWALTDHDELGGQKRAKQAATELGMQYVSGVEISVTWSGQTVHIVGLGVDDENKLLIDGLYRTRNGRSERAKEMSAQLEKVGIPNAYEGALHFVGNPELVSRTHFARYLVEAGVCKDTDEVFANYLIEGKPGFVAHSWATLDNAVQWITGAGGVAVIAHPGRYRYTSLQLTQLYEQFKDLGGKGIEVVTGSHSATEFKTFAKVAQQYDFLASRGSDFHDPQESHTDLGQLPNLPTQLRPVWSVFQ